A genomic region of Rhipicephalus sanguineus isolate Rsan-2018 chromosome 3, BIME_Rsan_1.4, whole genome shotgun sequence contains the following coding sequences:
- the LOC119387937 gene encoding LOW QUALITY PROTEIN: cell division cycle protein 23 homolog (The sequence of the model RefSeq protein was modified relative to this genomic sequence to represent the inferred CDS: inserted 2 bases in 2 codons; deleted 1 base in 1 codon) produces the protein MAEGLSLDFPVIKRDLLRSRRECALRGLRQSAKWASELAYALRDVEASPQDSTAAVDRNDDLDDTYFLAKSYLDLQEYDRVAYFTKNATGTTRFLHYYARYLSDEKKRLDDTVEPITAADRGASQELKDLQTELRALRPKLDGFCLYIYGVVLKRLQLQQQAVDVFVEAVHAEPLHWGAWLELSSLVADCDHLRSLELPNHWMKEFFLGHTYLELQLNEEVLETYEQLQKGPFLESTYLMAQVAIAYHNMRVVDXAIEGFQKLRKADPFRLXNMDIYSNLLYVKELRVELSHLAHSVCAIDKYKPETCCVIGNFYSLRSQHEKAVLYFGRALRLNPNYFAAWTLMGHEYMEMKNTNAAIQSYRQAIEVNRRDYRAWYGLGQTYEILKMPNYCLYYYRQAQELRPNDSRMMVALGEAYEKLDKHHEAKKCFWRAHSLGDFEGLALFRLARVYERLGESEQACAAFTDYVRQCESQCYRADREDLAHACRFLARHHLAQKDLDAAYEYAHKCTEFPETKEEARGLLKQVTDARALLEQDSGGGDMQIEEDEEDDDSLLTGQDSLICEVADVGGFRTPNK, from the exons ATGGCGGAAGGTTTGAGTTTAGACTTTCCCGTGATCAAGCGCGATTTGCTGCGCTCTCGGCGCGAGTGCGCTCTGCGAGGACTGCGACAGAGCGCGAAGTGGGCGTCCGAGCTCGCGTACGCTCTGCGTGACGTAGAGGCGAGTCCACAGGACTCGACGGCGGCGGTCGACCGCAATGACGACTTGGACGATACGTACTTCCTCGCCAAGAGCTACCTGGACCTCCAGGAGTACGACCGGGTCGCGTACTTCACCAAGAATGCCACGGGGACGACGCGATTCCTCCACTATTACGCGAGGTACCTCTCGGACGAGAAGAAGCGACTGGACGACACCGTCGAGCCGATCACGGCTGCGGACCGCGGGGCAAGCCAGGAGCTGAAAGACCTACAG ACTGAGCTGAGAGCCCTCCGACCCAAGCTGGACGGTTTCTGCCTCTACATCTACGGCGTGGTCCTCAAGCGACTCCAGCTGCAGCAACAGGCCGTTGATGTCTTCGTCGAGGCAGTGCATGCCGAGCCCCTGCACTGGGGCGCCTGGCTGGAGCTGTCGTCGCTGGTTGCCGACTGCGACCACCTGCGCAGCCTCGAGCTGCCAAACCACTGGATGAAGGAGTTTTTCCTCGGACACACCTACCTCGAGTTGCAGCTCAACGAGGAGGTGCTCGAGACGTATGAGCAGCTCCAGAAGGGACCCTTCCTCGAAAGCACGTACCTCATGGCACAG GTCGCCATTGCATACCACAACATGCGGGTCGTCG AGGCCATTGAGGGCTTCCAGAAGCTGCGCAAGGCCGACCCATTCCGGC GAAACATGGATATCTACTCCAACCTGCTGTACGTCAAGGAGTTGCGTGTCGAGCTGAGCCACCTGGCC CACAGCGTGTGCGCCATCGACAAGTACAAGCCCGAGACATGCTGCGTCATCGGCAACTTCTACTCGCTTCGGTCCCAGCACGAGAAGGCCGTCCTCTACTTCGGCCGCGCACTGCGTCTCAACCCGAACTACTTTGCGGCGTGGACCCTCATGGGCCACGAGTACATGGAGATGAAGAACACCAACGCCGCCATCCAGTCGTATCGGCAGGCCATTGAGGTGAACCGTCGGGACTACCGGGCCTGGTACGGGCTGGGACAGACCTATGAGATACTCAAGATGCCCAATTACTGTCTCTACTACTACAG GCAAGCGCAGGAGCTGCGGCCCAACGACTCGCGCATGATGGTGGCGCTGGGTGAGGCCTACGAGAAGCTGGACAAGCACCACGAGGCCAAGAAGTGCTTCTGGCGGGCCCACTCTCTCGGGGACTTTGAAGGGCTCGCCCTGTTCAGGCTGGCGCGCGTCTACGAGCGCCTCGGCGAGAGCGAACAG GCCTGCGCGGCGTTTACCGACTATGTGAGGCAATGCGAGAGCCAGTGCTACCGGGCGGACCGTGAGGACCTGGCTCATGCCTGCCGCTTCCTGGCCAGGCACCACCTGGCCCAGAAGGACCTGGATGCAGCGTACGAGTATGCACACAAGTGCACCGAGTTTCCCGAGACCAAGGAGGAAGCGCGGGGCCTGCTCAAGCAGGTGACCGACGCCCGGGCGCTCCTTGAACAGGATTCGGGGGGCGGGGACATGCAGATcgaggaagatgaagaagacgacgactcACTCCTCACGGGTCAAGACTCTCTTATCTGCGAGGTTGCGGACGTGGGGGGCTTCAGGACTCCGAACAAGTGA
- the LOC119385216 gene encoding uncharacterized protein LOC119385216: protein MTIIIIIILRNNRSTNDRLAPGIASEALEKRLARPVSQAAPFLLLWNASRAHVDARKCNARSHGHGRLHRDSCAMIFSSTCNFSAVAAVVVLTPLSWPFVLCFSCRVATWMYRLYLIALVAIVAFAICYPSRRQGLVNDLYRYSVPPDFDADILEEEPSHGCRGVASADSLGFKSSEHVSVAEAKRQKA from the exons atgaccatcatcatcatcatcatactgcGGAACAACCGATCAACCAACGATCGCCTCGCGCCCGGA ATTGCTTCCGAGGCACTTGAGAAGCGGCTGGCTCGCCCGGTCTCCCAGGCAGCGCCGTTCCTACTGCTCTGGAACGCAAGCCGGGCGCACGTCGACGCAAGGAAGTGCAACGCCAGGTCCCACGGGCACGGCCGCCTCCATCGAGACAGCTGCGCCATGATTTTCTCCAGCACTTGCAAC TTCTCGGCCGTGGCGGCCGTGGTGGTGCTGACTCCCCTGTCGTGGCCCTTCGTGCTGTGTTTTTCGTGCCGGGTGGCGACGTGGATGTACCGTCTGTACCTGATCGCACTGGTAGCCATTGTGGCGTTCGCCATTTGCTATCCGAGCCGCCGGCAGGGCCTCGTGAACGACCTGTACCGCTACTCCGTGCCGCCGGACTTCGACGCGGACATCCTGGAGGAGGAGCCGTCTCACGGATGCAGAGGCGTGGCCAGCGCGGACTCCCTCGGCTTCAAGTCATCGGAGCACGTGTCCGTCGCCGAGGCCAAGCGGCAGAAGGCGTAA